The proteins below come from a single Limnobaculum xujianqingii genomic window:
- a CDS encoding p-hydroxyphenylacetate 3-hydroxylase reductase component: MTTHADNTLDPRAFRRALGNFATGVTIVTAALPDGTKVGVTANSFNSVSLDPPLVLWSIDKRSGSYPVFEQATHFAINVLAADQVNLSNQFARPQDDKFAGVDIETGAGGAPLFIDCSARFQCEKYQQVDGGDHWIMIGKVVAFDDCGRAPLVYHQGSYSMVLPYPRVQKKEECGTAPSTFQGRLRNNIFYLLTQALRSYQADYQPKQLSTGLRANEARMLMVLENDAELERSRLLTEAAMPDREIEEAEENLCRKGLVTHTQSGYRLTDAGNTQAEMLWDIAARQQEQVLSKFSEEEIETVRKVLKGIIALR, encoded by the coding sequence ATGACAACCCATGCTGATAATACTCTGGACCCACGCGCTTTCCGCCGCGCTCTGGGTAACTTTGCAACCGGCGTAACCATTGTAACGGCGGCTTTACCTGACGGTACCAAAGTCGGGGTAACCGCCAATAGTTTTAACTCTGTGTCTCTCGATCCACCGCTGGTGCTATGGAGTATCGATAAGCGTTCCGGTAGCTACCCGGTATTTGAGCAGGCAACTCACTTTGCGATTAATGTGCTGGCAGCGGATCAGGTCAATCTGTCTAACCAGTTTGCCCGCCCGCAGGACGATAAGTTTGCTGGCGTGGATATTGAAACGGGTGCCGGCGGTGCGCCTCTGTTTATCGACTGTTCTGCCCGTTTTCAGTGCGAAAAATATCAGCAGGTAGACGGCGGTGACCACTGGATTATGATTGGGAAAGTTGTCGCTTTTGATGACTGTGGCCGGGCGCCGCTGGTTTATCATCAGGGCTCTTACTCGATGGTTCTGCCTTATCCACGGGTGCAAAAGAAAGAAGAGTGCGGTACTGCTCCAAGCACGTTCCAGGGCAGGCTGCGTAACAATATCTTCTATCTGTTGACCCAGGCATTGCGTAGCTATCAGGCCGACTACCAACCGAAACAGCTTTCTACCGGTTTGCGTGCTAACGAAGCCCGCATGTTGATGGTATTGGAAAATGATGCAGAACTGGAACGTTCTCGCCTGTTAACCGAAGCCGCCATGCCGGATCGTGAAATTGAGGAAGCAGAAGAGAATCTGTGCCGCAAAGGATTAGTCACTCATACTCAAAGCGGTTATCGCCTGACAGATGCAGGTAATACTCAGGCAGAAATGCTATGGGATATCGCAGCCAGACAGCAGGAGCAAGTGCTATCTAAGTTCAGTGAAGAAGAGATTGAAACTGTGCGTAAGGTACTAAAAGGAATTATTGCCCTACGTTAA
- a CDS encoding 5-carboxymethyl-2-hydroxymuconate Delta-isomerase, producing the protein MPHFYAECTDNIRDSAQLPALFAKVNQHLAATGIFPLAGIRSRAIWLDTWQMADGAHDYAFVHMTLKIGHGRSAESRKQVAESLFALIKQHFSSLMAERYLAISFEMVELDAELNFKQNNVHALFNGGAA; encoded by the coding sequence ATGCCACATTTTTATGCTGAATGTACGGACAACATACGTGATTCTGCTCAGTTACCTGCGCTGTTCGCCAAGGTTAACCAACATTTGGCCGCAACAGGGATATTCCCTCTGGCGGGTATCCGCAGCCGTGCTATCTGGTTAGACACCTGGCAGATGGCTGATGGTGCCCACGACTACGCCTTTGTGCATATGACATTAAAAATCGGACACGGGCGTAGTGCAGAAAGCCGCAAACAGGTAGCTGAATCCCTGTTTGCGTTAATTAAACAGCATTTCTCCTCTTTAATGGCGGAACGTTATCTCGCTATCTCATTTGAGATGGTCGAGCTCGACGCTGAACTTAACTTTAAGCAGAATAACGTTCACGCCCTTTTTAACGGGGGTGCAGCATGA
- a CDS encoding NAD-dependent succinate-semialdehyde dehydrogenase, with protein MMLPEVIYRQAFINGQWCDAQDKSTYPVNNPANGEVIAHVSNLGEAETLEAIDAARQALPAWQKLTAKQRSQYLQTWYQLIVEQQEPLARLLSLEQGKPLAESRGEILYGASFIEWFAEEGKRTYGETIPSPLPGRRITTIKQPIGVVAAITPWNFPNAMITRKVAPALAAGCTVVLKPAPETPLSALILAALAQKAGIPDGVFNVVTGTDAVAIGRALTQSPVVRKLSFTGSTHVGKLLMAQCASTVKKMSLELGGNAPFIVFDDANLDAAVTGALTAKFRNSGQTCVCANRLLVQDSVYDAFSQKLAKAVATLQAGPALEGEFQQGPLINAAAVAKVQSHIDDAKQHGAQVLTGGQPYLQDGFFFQPTVLTGVTENMLIANEETFGPVAPLIRFHTEEQAIQLANQTESGLAAYFYSRDIGRIVRVAEALECGMVGINEGAISNESAPFGGIKQSGLGREGSRHGIEDYMEIKYLCFGSLD; from the coding sequence ATGATGTTGCCAGAAGTGATTTATCGTCAGGCATTTATTAACGGGCAGTGGTGTGATGCGCAGGATAAATCCACCTATCCGGTAAATAACCCGGCTAACGGAGAAGTGATTGCTCACGTCAGTAATCTCGGTGAAGCCGAAACGCTGGAAGCCATCGATGCCGCCCGTCAGGCGCTGCCTGCATGGCAAAAACTGACGGCTAAACAGCGTAGTCAGTACCTGCAAACCTGGTATCAACTGATTGTTGAACAACAGGAACCTCTGGCGAGGTTACTCAGCCTTGAACAGGGAAAGCCGCTGGCAGAATCCCGGGGCGAGATTCTGTATGGCGCCAGCTTTATCGAATGGTTTGCCGAAGAGGGTAAACGAACCTACGGGGAGACCATTCCATCGCCTCTGCCTGGCCGTCGGATTACCACCATTAAACAACCGATCGGCGTAGTAGCGGCCATTACTCCATGGAACTTCCCTAACGCCATGATTACCCGCAAAGTTGCTCCGGCGCTGGCGGCGGGCTGTACCGTGGTATTAAAACCAGCACCGGAAACCCCGTTGTCCGCTTTAATTCTGGCGGCTCTGGCTCAAAAGGCCGGTATTCCTGACGGCGTATTTAACGTGGTAACCGGCACTGATGCAGTCGCCATCGGCAGAGCACTGACTCAAAGCCCGGTGGTACGCAAACTCTCGTTCACCGGTTCCACCCATGTTGGCAAATTATTAATGGCCCAGTGCGCCAGCACAGTGAAAAAAATGTCGCTGGAGCTGGGAGGCAACGCCCCATTTATCGTATTCGACGATGCGAATCTGGACGCTGCCGTTACCGGCGCACTAACCGCCAAATTTCGCAATAGCGGTCAAACCTGTGTCTGTGCCAACCGCCTGTTGGTTCAGGACTCAGTGTATGACGCCTTTAGCCAAAAACTGGCTAAAGCAGTTGCCACATTACAAGCCGGCCCCGCGCTGGAAGGCGAATTCCAGCAGGGTCCGCTTATCAACGCCGCTGCCGTGGCCAAAGTTCAATCCCATATTGACGATGCCAAACAGCATGGCGCCCAGGTTCTTACTGGCGGTCAACCGTACCTTCAAGACGGGTTCTTCTTCCAACCAACGGTATTGACCGGGGTGACTGAGAACATGCTGATCGCCAATGAGGAGACCTTTGGCCCGGTAGCGCCGTTAATTCGTTTCCATACCGAAGAACAGGCTATTCAGTTAGCAAACCAGACCGAATCGGGTTTAGCGGCTTACTTCTACTCGCGGGATATTGGCCGAATCGTCCGTGTAGCAGAAGCACTGGAGTGCGGCATGGTAGGAATTAACGAAGGTGCAATTTCCAATGAATCGGCCCCTTTTGGCGGCATTAAACAGTCAGGCCTGGGGCGCGAAGGCTCCCGGCACGGCATTGAAGACTATATGGAGATTAAATATCTCTGTTTTGGCAGCCTGGATTGA
- the hpaI gene encoding 4-hydroxy-2-oxoheptanedioate aldolase — protein sequence MEMPINHFKRALAEKRPQIGLWLGLCSPYSAELLAGAGFDWLLIDGEHAPNDLQTILNQLQAVAPYASQPVVRPPWNDPVRVKQLLDIGAQTLLLPMVQSAEEAQLAVQSTRYPPNGIRGVGSALARASRWNRIPDYLQKADSEMCVLVQIETRRGLVNLPDILQVEGIDGVFIGPADLSADMGLPGQPNHPEVQQAIEHAIGQIIAAGKAPGILMADQKMARHYLSLGALFVAVGVDTTLLSKAAESLAKQFQQTAEQTATPETNSTSSVY from the coding sequence ATGGAAATGCCAATTAACCATTTTAAACGCGCACTGGCAGAAAAAAGACCGCAAATCGGTCTATGGCTCGGCCTGTGCAGCCCATACAGTGCAGAGTTACTGGCGGGTGCCGGATTTGACTGGTTGCTGATTGATGGCGAACACGCCCCTAACGATCTGCAAACCATTTTAAACCAGCTACAGGCGGTTGCGCCTTACGCCTCCCAACCGGTAGTTCGCCCGCCGTGGAACGATCCGGTAAGAGTGAAACAGCTGCTGGATATCGGCGCACAAACCCTGCTGCTACCAATGGTACAAAGCGCAGAAGAGGCCCAGTTAGCCGTTCAGTCTACCCGCTATCCACCGAATGGCATCCGTGGTGTTGGTAGCGCTCTGGCCAGAGCCTCGCGCTGGAACCGCATCCCTGACTACCTGCAAAAAGCCGACAGTGAAATGTGCGTACTGGTACAAATTGAAACCCGTCGTGGGTTAGTCAACTTGCCTGACATACTTCAGGTTGAAGGCATCGACGGAGTATTTATCGGCCCTGCGGACCTCTCCGCCGACATGGGACTACCCGGTCAGCCAAACCATCCGGAAGTCCAACAGGCCATTGAACACGCCATCGGCCAAATTATCGCCGCCGGAAAAGCCCCCGGCATCCTGATGGCCGACCAAAAAATGGCCCGCCACTACCTGTCACTGGGAGCCCTGTTCGTCGCCGTCGGCGTCGACACCACCCTACTCAGCAAAGCCGCCGAATCACTGGCAAAACAGTTCCAACAAACCGCTGAACAGACAGCAACACCGGAAACAAACAGTACCAGTAGTGTTTATTAG
- a CDS encoding OmpA family protein produces MDNIIKLLTANVTPQLIEKLSHSLGEKESGLGLALPSVFPVVLEQVRNYLKNSNSSHEFIAELEEIPEFNISNLIDGNQHQSDKLSSLMTMISGKMPEITDKIASVFNLNGSSAKMLLTVAGGMVINALRDYVNNRATQSISLKGWLSSQSHLISAELPVQFQSFSGDDTTKQNTVKVVAPAKPLLNPDAPIRPTPRLAEKKKGGGKWWLLLLLLLILAAAYFLRGCGTTKESTPVEIAPPVATAPATTGSLWGNLGDFFRKLLPDGKELNIPQYGVENKLIEFIESSLPVDSTTWFSFDRLLFKTNSAQLEPQSDEQLNNIVAILKAYPNVKLKLGGYTDNTGTEEINLKLSQDRADSVRAQMIQLGADASRLEAKGYGSEHPVAPNDTEENRAKNRRIDILVIEK; encoded by the coding sequence ATGGACAATATAATTAAGCTACTGACTGCCAATGTAACCCCGCAGCTAATTGAAAAACTATCTCATTCTTTGGGAGAGAAAGAGAGCGGATTGGGACTGGCATTACCCAGCGTTTTTCCTGTTGTTTTAGAACAGGTGAGAAATTACCTGAAAAATTCAAATAGCTCTCATGAGTTTATTGCAGAATTAGAAGAAATTCCTGAGTTTAATATTAGTAATCTTATTGATGGTAATCAGCATCAGAGCGATAAATTATCCTCCCTGATGACGATGATCAGCGGCAAAATGCCAGAAATTACCGATAAAATAGCTTCTGTATTTAACCTGAACGGTAGTTCAGCCAAAATGCTGTTAACCGTTGCTGGTGGAATGGTTATCAATGCGCTGAGAGATTATGTTAATAATCGTGCAACTCAGTCTATTTCACTGAAAGGATGGTTATCCTCACAGTCTCATTTGATTTCTGCCGAACTGCCGGTTCAGTTCCAGTCATTCTCCGGAGATGACACAACTAAACAAAACACCGTTAAAGTTGTTGCACCCGCTAAACCATTATTGAACCCGGATGCACCTATCAGACCAACGCCAAGATTAGCAGAGAAGAAAAAAGGCGGCGGCAAGTGGTGGTTACTTCTGCTGTTACTGTTAATTCTGGCTGCAGCTTATTTCCTGCGTGGTTGTGGTACCACTAAAGAAAGCACCCCGGTAGAAATCGCACCGCCAGTGGCTACTGCTCCGGCAACCACCGGAAGCCTGTGGGGCAACCTGGGTGACTTCTTCCGTAAACTGTTACCAGACGGTAAAGAGCTGAATATTCCACAGTACGGCGTTGAAAATAAACTGATTGAGTTTATTGAAAGCAGCCTACCGGTAGACAGCACTACCTGGTTCTCTTTCGACCGTTTACTGTTTAAAACCAACAGTGCTCAACTGGAGCCACAGTCTGACGAACAGCTGAATAACATTGTTGCTATTCTGAAAGCGTATCCGAATGTGAAATTGAAGCTGGGTGGTTATACCGATAACACCGGTACTGAAGAGATCAACCTGAAGTTATCTCAGGATCGTGCAGATTCTGTACGTGCTCAGATGATTCAACTGGGCGCTGATGCCAGCCGTCTGGAAGCTAAAGGTTATGGTTCAGAACATCCGGTAGCACCAAACGATACTGAAGAAAATCGTGCTAAAAACCGTCGTATCGACATTTTAGTTATCGAGAAGTAA
- a CDS encoding p-hydroxyphenylacetate 3-hydroxylase oxygenase component encodes MKKTNPMLEKLKPILPAIAANAARAELERKVPDENIALLKGIGMHRVFQPKSYGGMEISLPEFTDCVTALAGACGGTAWAFSLLCTHSHQLAMFSKQLQDEIWGDNPDATASSSIAPFSTIREGDGGVYLSGEMGWSSGCDHAEWAIVGMRRENDQGELIYSFGVIPRSDYEIRDDWYAVGMRSSGSKTLVIKDAFIPNHRIEAAQDMMEGRSSGFDLYPDSDIFYTPYRPYFACGFASISLGVAERMLVAFKEKTQNRVRAYTGAKVGTATPALMRLAESTHQIGAARAFLEKTWEEHAEHGRNHQYPTRATLTNWRTNQAYAVKMCVAAVDRLFSAAGATSWMEHNEIQRLFRDSHMTAAHAYTDYDICSQILGRELMGLEPDPTMV; translated from the coding sequence ATGAAAAAGACCAACCCGATGCTTGAGAAATTAAAACCAATCCTTCCGGCTATTGCCGCCAACGCCGCTCGTGCAGAACTGGAACGAAAAGTACCTGACGAAAATATCGCCCTGCTAAAAGGCATCGGTATGCACCGAGTATTTCAACCAAAGTCCTATGGCGGCATGGAAATCTCCCTGCCTGAATTTACCGATTGCGTAACGGCACTGGCCGGAGCCTGCGGTGGCACAGCCTGGGCATTCAGCCTGTTATGTACTCATAGCCATCAACTGGCGATGTTTTCAAAACAATTACAGGATGAGATCTGGGGAGATAACCCGGACGCCACCGCCAGCAGCAGTATCGCCCCGTTCAGTACTATTCGTGAAGGGGATGGCGGTGTCTATCTCAGCGGTGAAATGGGCTGGAGCAGCGGCTGTGACCACGCAGAATGGGCCATTGTCGGCATGCGTCGTGAAAACGACCAAGGCGAACTTATCTATAGTTTTGGTGTAATTCCACGCAGCGATTATGAAATCCGTGATGATTGGTATGCCGTTGGTATGCGCAGTAGCGGTTCCAAAACGCTGGTGATTAAGGATGCATTTATTCCTAATCACCGTATTGAAGCTGCACAGGACATGATGGAAGGCCGCTCCAGCGGTTTCGATCTCTATCCTGACAGCGATATTTTCTATACCCCGTATCGCCCTTATTTTGCCTGTGGCTTTGCTTCTATCAGCCTTGGCGTTGCTGAACGTATGCTGGTGGCGTTTAAAGAGAAAACTCAAAACCGGGTTCGTGCTTATACCGGCGCTAAAGTCGGTACCGCCACACCGGCACTGATGCGACTGGCAGAATCAACCCACCAGATTGGTGCTGCTCGTGCGTTTCTGGAAAAAACCTGGGAAGAACATGCAGAGCATGGGCGTAACCACCAATATCCAACCAGAGCGACACTGACTAACTGGCGCACCAATCAGGCCTATGCGGTAAAAATGTGCGTAGCGGCAGTAGACCGCCTGTTCAGTGCCGCCGGAGCAACCAGTTGGATGGAACATAATGAAATACAACGCCTGTTCCGCGATTCACACATGACCGCGGCACATGCCTACACCGACTATGATATCTGTTCACAGATCCTCGGCCGTGAGCTGATGGGGCTGGAACCCGATCCAACCATGGTTTGA
- the hpaH gene encoding 2-oxo-hept-4-ene-1,7-dioate hydratase — protein sequence MLNQDTIMRMAQQLNQAEKDRQQIQQISLQNPDITLEDAYAIQRTWVQLKIEEGREMKGHKIGLTSKAMQYSSQISEPDYGTLLDDMFFDDGSDIPTDRFIVPRIEVELAFILAKPLTGPNCTIFDVYNATDYIIPALEIIDARCHNIDPETQRPRKVFDTISDNAANAGVVMGGRPIKPDALDLRWISALLYRNGVIEESGVAAAVLNHPANGVAWLANKLHPYGVQLEAGQVILGGSFTRPVPARPGDTFHVDYGSMGAISCRFV from the coding sequence ATGTTAAATCAAGACACTATTATGCGCATGGCTCAGCAACTCAACCAGGCGGAAAAAGACAGACAGCAGATCCAACAGATTTCGCTGCAAAATCCGGATATCACGCTGGAAGATGCCTACGCCATTCAGCGCACCTGGGTACAGCTTAAAATCGAAGAAGGTCGTGAGATGAAAGGTCACAAGATTGGCCTGACATCAAAAGCTATGCAGTACAGCTCACAAATCAGCGAGCCGGACTACGGCACTTTGCTGGACGATATGTTCTTCGACGATGGCAGCGATATTCCGACAGACCGCTTTATCGTGCCGCGTATTGAAGTTGAGCTGGCTTTCATTCTGGCTAAACCGCTGACTGGTCCGAACTGCACCATTTTCGATGTGTATAACGCCACCGACTACATCATTCCGGCACTGGAGATTATCGATGCGCGCTGCCACAACATCGATCCGGAAACTCAGCGCCCTCGCAAGGTGTTTGACACCATCTCCGATAACGCAGCCAACGCAGGTGTAGTGATGGGTGGCCGCCCCATTAAACCTGATGCTCTGGATCTTCGCTGGATCAGCGCCCTGCTATACCGCAACGGCGTAATTGAAGAGTCTGGCGTAGCTGCCGCAGTGCTAAACCATCCGGCTAACGGCGTAGCCTGGCTGGCAAACAAGCTCCACCCTTATGGCGTTCAACTGGAAGCCGGACAGGTGATCCTTGGCGGATCCTTCACCCGCCCGGTACCTGCCCGCCCGGGAGACACCTTCCATGTGGATTACGGTTCAATGGGCGCTATCAGCTGCCGGTTTGTTTAA
- the hpaX gene encoding 4-hydroxyphenylacetate permease, with protein MNNTESLHQNTGGSSTSPDMQHTTHTPQQQAVIKKLFRRVIIFLFVLFVFSFLDRINIGFAGLTMGKDLGLSSTMFGLAATLFYATYVIFGIPSNIMLGIVGARRWIATIMVLWGLASTATMFATGPTSLYILRMLVGITEAGFLPGILVYLTYWFPAFFRARANALFMIAMPVTMAFGSLASGYILSLDGMMNLKGWQWLFLLEGFPSVLLGIVVWFYLDDTPQKAKWLTDEDKKCLHDMMESDRLTLVQPEGPSSYGAMQQKSLWREVLSPVVLMYTLAYFCLTNTLSAINIWTPQIMQSFNQGSSNIMIGILTAIPQFCTVAGMIWWSRRSDRMQERKVHTVLPYIFAACGWVLASLTNHSMVQLLGIIMASVGSFTAMAIFWTTPDQSISLRARAVGIAVINATGNVGSAVSPLLIGILKDQTGSFSSGLYFVAGLLIVGAIIIWFIPMQHSRPRATP; from the coding sequence ATGAACAATACAGAATCGCTACATCAAAATACAGGTGGCAGCTCAACCTCACCGGATATGCAGCACACCACCCATACACCACAGCAACAGGCGGTAATCAAAAAGCTATTCCGCCGCGTGATCATCTTCCTGTTTGTGCTGTTCGTGTTCTCATTTCTGGACCGGATTAATATCGGCTTCGCCGGATTAACCATGGGTAAAGATCTGGGGCTTTCCTCCACCATGTTTGGCCTTGCCGCCACCCTGTTCTATGCCACCTATGTTATCTTCGGCATACCCAGCAACATCATGCTCGGTATCGTCGGAGCCCGGCGCTGGATAGCCACCATCATGGTGCTATGGGGACTGGCCTCTACCGCCACCATGTTCGCCACCGGCCCCACCAGCCTGTACATCCTACGTATGCTGGTAGGTATTACCGAGGCAGGCTTTCTGCCGGGGATCCTGGTCTATCTGACCTACTGGTTCCCGGCATTTTTCCGCGCCAGAGCCAACGCACTGTTTATGATTGCCATGCCCGTCACCATGGCCTTCGGCTCACTGGCCTCCGGCTACATTCTATCCTTAGATGGTATGATGAACCTTAAAGGCTGGCAGTGGTTATTCCTGCTGGAAGGCTTCCCATCCGTACTGTTAGGTATTGTGGTTTGGTTCTATCTGGACGACACCCCACAAAAAGCCAAATGGTTAACCGATGAAGACAAAAAATGCCTGCATGACATGATGGAATCAGACCGCCTGACCTTAGTTCAACCGGAAGGCCCCTCCAGCTATGGCGCAATGCAACAAAAAAGCCTGTGGCGTGAAGTGCTTTCTCCGGTGGTTCTAATGTACACCCTGGCCTACTTCTGCCTGACCAATACTCTGAGCGCCATCAATATCTGGACGCCACAGATTATGCAGAGCTTCAATCAGGGCAGCAGCAACATCATGATTGGTATTCTGACCGCCATCCCTCAATTCTGTACTGTCGCTGGGATGATTTGGTGGAGCCGGCGTTCCGACCGAATGCAGGAACGAAAAGTCCACACCGTACTGCCATACATATTTGCTGCCTGCGGTTGGGTGCTGGCGTCATTAACCAACCACTCAATGGTACAACTGCTGGGAATTATTATGGCCTCGGTCGGTTCATTTACCGCAATGGCGATCTTCTGGACCACCCCAGACCAATCCATCAGCCTGCGGGCCAGAGCCGTTGGTATCGCGGTTATCAACGCCACCGGTAATGTTGGATCTGCAGTAAGCCCACTGTTGATCGGCATCCTGAAAGACCAGACCGGCAGCTTCTCCTCCGGACTCTACTTCGTCGCAGGATTGCTGATAGTCGGTGCCATCATCATTTGGTTTATCCCGATGCAACACTCAAGACCAAGGGCAACACCGTAA
- the hpaA gene encoding 4-hydroxyphenylacetate catabolism regulatory protein HpaA, which produces MNDKNHHPQPFIPNIDISKVYDARYESRDVHYESFARLAEFFGRDMQVHWHDCYFQVHFLDSGQIELQLDDQHYSVQAPLFIITPPSIPHAFNTKSDSDGHVLTLRQELVWPLLEKLYPGNQGALNLPAICQSLSGQDKELSTIRTYWQLIAAEFQQQDGSGEQTLALLSQALFIQLLRNIEELESSVCSVKGNIKLFQRFNFLIAQHYREHYNVPHYAGLIGITESRLNDLCRRFSNMPPKRLIFERIISEAKRSLLFSTDSVHTIAYQLGFKDPAYFARFFNRMTGSSPTGYRMSRVSISEKQTEPTT; this is translated from the coding sequence ATGAACGATAAAAACCACCACCCACAGCCTTTCATTCCGAATATTGATATCAGCAAAGTGTATGACGCCCGCTATGAATCACGGGATGTTCACTATGAGTCCTTTGCCCGTCTGGCTGAATTTTTTGGTCGGGATATGCAGGTTCACTGGCATGATTGCTATTTTCAGGTGCACTTTTTAGACAGCGGACAAATTGAGCTACAGCTTGATGACCAACACTATTCCGTTCAGGCACCGCTGTTTATTATTACTCCGCCTTCCATTCCCCATGCATTTAATACCAAATCAGACAGCGATGGTCATGTTTTGACGTTGCGGCAGGAGTTGGTTTGGCCACTATTAGAAAAACTCTATCCCGGCAATCAGGGAGCGTTAAATCTACCCGCCATCTGCCAGTCATTATCCGGGCAAGATAAAGAACTCAGCACCATCCGAACCTACTGGCAACTTATCGCCGCTGAGTTTCAACAGCAGGATGGATCGGGAGAACAAACTCTGGCCCTGCTTTCTCAGGCGCTGTTTATTCAACTGCTGCGCAATATTGAAGAGCTGGAGTCTTCAGTATGCAGTGTGAAAGGCAATATTAAGCTGTTTCAGCGCTTTAACTTTTTGATAGCTCAGCATTATCGGGAGCATTACAACGTGCCCCATTACGCCGGATTGATCGGTATTACTGAATCACGACTTAACGATCTCTGCCGTCGCTTCTCTAACATGCCGCCCAAACGCCTTATTTTCGAACGCATTATCAGTGAAGCCAAGCGGTCATTGCTGTTTTCAACCGATTCGGTTCATACCATTGCCTATCAGTTAGGCTTCAAAGATCCGGCCTATTTTGCCCGCTTCTTTAATCGCATGACCGGTAGTTCCCCTACGGGTTACCGCATGAGCCGGGTTTCTATTTCCGAGAAACAGACAGAGCCAACAACTTAA